From the genome of Clostridia bacterium, one region includes:
- the rpmE gene encoding 50S ribosomal protein L31, with amino-acid sequence MKEGIHPNYGEAVVKCACGETFETGSVKKEIKVEICSKCHPFFTGKQKLIDTGGRVDRFKK; translated from the coding sequence ATGAAAGAAGGAATCCATCCAAATTATGGGGAAGCAGTAGTTAAATGTGCTTGTGGAGAAACATTTGAGACAGGTTCAGTAAAAAAGGAAATCAAAGTGGAAATTTGTTCCAAGTGTCATCCTTTCTTTACAGGAAAGCAGAAACTCATAGATACAGGCGGACGTGTTGACAGATTCAAGAAG